The following proteins come from a genomic window of Streptomyces sp. NBC_00539:
- a CDS encoding carboxymuconolactone decarboxylase family protein produces the protein MRIDVPEGQHPIEYVWGDLVPGIGMAAANFSLSVYAHTTLGLREFEAARLRIAQINGCVFCLDWRTDRDGEKVEEEFADAVTEWRTTKAFDDRTRLSAEYAERYALDHHGLDEEFWQRMTAHYSQVEIVELSMSIGSWLAFGRLNHVLGLDSVCVLPGS, from the coding sequence ATGAGGATCGACGTCCCGGAAGGTCAGCACCCCATCGAGTACGTCTGGGGCGACCTGGTCCCCGGCATCGGCATGGCCGCGGCCAACTTCTCCCTGTCGGTCTACGCCCACACCACCTTGGGCCTGCGCGAGTTCGAGGCGGCCCGGCTGCGGATCGCGCAGATCAACGGGTGCGTCTTCTGCCTCGACTGGCGCACCGACCGGGACGGCGAGAAGGTCGAGGAGGAGTTCGCCGACGCGGTGACCGAGTGGCGCACCACGAAGGCCTTCGACGACCGCACGCGGCTGTCCGCCGAATACGCGGAGCGCTACGCGCTGGACCACCACGGCCTGGACGAGGAGTTCTGGCAGCGGATGACGGCCCACTACAGCCAGGTGGAGATCGTGGAGCTGAGCATGAGCATCGGCTCCTGGCTCGCCTTCGGACGCCTGAACCATGTGCTGGGCCTCGACAGCGTCTGCGTACTGCCGGGGAGCTGA
- a CDS encoding NAD(P)H-dependent amine dehydrogenase family protein — MIPTVVWGTGNVGRAAIRAVAAHPALELTAVIVHDPAKAGRDAGELAGLGHLLGVAASDDTEAVLAARPAAVVYAASGDTRPDDALADITRAVAAGAVVVSPALYPLYDHRSAPPEFRDPVLAAIASGGGSLFASGVDPGWGNDVLPLLISGLGTTVDVIRCQEIFDYSTYDQPDSVRYLVGMGQPMDFEPMMLVPSVPTMVWGGQIRMMARALGVELDGIRETSARRALDTAVTTPTMGEFEAGTQGAIRFEVQGIVEGEARLVIEHVTRIHPSCAPDWPQPPDGSGAHRVIIEGRPRIEVTIEATDEGENRSAGGNATAVGRLVGAIDWLVDAPPGLYDALDVPLRPAVGKLGRKQP; from the coding sequence ATGATTCCCACGGTGGTCTGGGGCACCGGCAACGTCGGCCGCGCGGCGATCCGCGCCGTCGCCGCCCACCCGGCGCTCGAACTCACGGCAGTCATCGTCCACGACCCCGCCAAGGCCGGCCGCGACGCGGGTGAACTCGCCGGTCTGGGACACCTGCTGGGCGTCGCGGCGAGCGACGACACCGAGGCGGTGCTCGCCGCCCGGCCCGCCGCCGTCGTGTACGCGGCCTCCGGCGACACCCGCCCCGACGACGCCCTCGCCGACATCACCAGGGCCGTCGCCGCCGGGGCCGTCGTCGTCAGCCCCGCCCTGTACCCCCTCTACGACCACCGCAGCGCACCGCCGGAGTTCCGCGATCCGGTGCTGGCGGCCATCGCGTCCGGCGGCGGCTCACTGTTCGCCTCCGGGGTCGACCCCGGCTGGGGCAACGACGTCCTGCCGCTGCTCATCAGCGGACTCGGCACCACCGTGGACGTGATCCGCTGCCAGGAGATCTTCGACTACTCCACCTACGACCAGCCGGACTCCGTCCGCTACCTGGTGGGCATGGGGCAGCCCATGGACTTCGAGCCGATGATGCTCGTGCCGTCCGTCCCGACCATGGTGTGGGGCGGCCAGATACGGATGATGGCCCGGGCCCTCGGCGTCGAACTGGACGGGATCCGCGAGACGTCCGCCCGCCGCGCGCTCGACACGGCGGTGACCACCCCCACGATGGGCGAGTTCGAGGCAGGCACCCAGGGCGCGATCCGGTTCGAGGTGCAGGGGATCGTCGAGGGCGAAGCCCGCCTCGTCATCGAACACGTCACCCGCATCCACCCCTCCTGCGCCCCCGACTGGCCGCAGCCGCCCGACGGATCCGGCGCACACCGGGTGATCATCGAGGGCCGGCCGCGCATCGAGGTGACGATCGAGGCCACCGATGAAGGCGAGAACCGTTCCGCCGGCGGCAACGCCACCGCCGTCGGCCGGCTGGTGGGGGCGATCGACTGGCTCGTGGACGCGCCACCGGGCCTCTACGACGCGCTCGACGTCCCGCTGCGGCCCGCAGTCGGCAAACTCGGAAGGAAACAGCCATGA
- a CDS encoding PfkB family carbohydrate kinase, which translates to MAADVAADMAAPALRGRPGTAYDVLVLGEVLVEIHAESAPHAAADGTAARISYSGDALNAAAAAAAAGARTALLAVVGDDELSVPLLERATRLGIDVSHVRRSPRPNGAYLLCADTDGGRAFVYWRTGSAGSTLSPLHIDSWHELLTTSTALVTSGITGALSPGAREAVLAAAETVHAAGGHLTYDPNFRPRLTGPEAARDLLARVAPLTGLLKTSCPADALALVDTGDPLLAAARYRALGARAVAVTAGPGRLLLDDGVRATYRPVPVNPDPVDATGAGDCFTGTTTARLALGDPLARAVAYGTAAASLSVSGRGGTGRVPAFSETAALAGL; encoded by the coding sequence ATGGCCGCTGACGTGGCCGCTGACATGGCCGCGCCCGCCCTCCGAGGCCGGCCCGGCACTGCCTACGACGTCCTCGTCCTCGGCGAGGTCCTGGTCGAGATCCACGCCGAGAGCGCCCCGCACGCCGCCGCCGACGGCACAGCCGCCCGGATCTCCTACTCCGGCGACGCCCTCAACGCGGCGGCCGCGGCGGCCGCCGCCGGGGCCCGCACCGCGCTCCTCGCCGTCGTGGGTGACGACGAGCTGAGCGTGCCCCTGCTGGAGCGGGCCACCCGGCTCGGCATCGACGTCTCCCACGTGCGCCGCTCCCCGCGTCCCAACGGCGCCTACCTGCTCTGCGCCGACACCGACGGCGGCCGCGCCTTCGTCTACTGGCGCACCGGAAGCGCCGGCTCCACCCTCTCCCCGCTGCACATCGACTCCTGGCATGAGCTGCTCACCACCTCCACGGCCCTGGTCACCAGCGGCATCACCGGCGCCCTCTCACCCGGAGCCCGCGAAGCCGTACTGGCCGCTGCCGAAACCGTCCACGCGGCCGGGGGGCACCTCACGTACGACCCCAACTTCCGCCCCCGGCTCACCGGCCCGGAGGCGGCCCGCGATCTGCTGGCGCGGGTCGCCCCGCTGACGGGGCTGCTCAAGACGTCCTGCCCCGCCGACGCCCTGGCCCTCGTGGACACCGGCGACCCGCTGCTCGCGGCCGCCCGCTACCGCGCACTCGGGGCCCGCGCCGTCGCCGTCACCGCGGGACCCGGCCGGCTCCTGCTGGACGACGGGGTACGCGCGACGTACCGGCCGGTCCCCGTCAACCCCGACCCGGTCGACGCGACGGGCGCAGGCGACTGCTTCACCGGTACCACCACCGCGCGGCTGGCCCTGGGCGACCCCCTCGCGCGGGCGGTGGCGTACGGCACGGCCGCCGCCTCGCTCTCAGTGTCCGGCCGCGGCGGCACCGGACGCGTTCCCGCGTTCAGCGAGACGGCGGCCCTGGCGGGACTTTGA